A genomic segment from Anaerobaca lacustris encodes:
- a CDS encoding aldose epimerase family protein yields MPVNAHKEPFGQTAEGREVFAYTLASSKGLRARITDYGATLVSLYVPDRNGHLEDIVLGFDDLQGYIDHTAYMGATVGRYANRIGGARFTLDGVEYTLAANNGPNHLHGGIKGFDKAVWDTNEVVAAEDEAWVKMTYLSPDGEEGYPGNLQCTVTYTLTNADELRITYEATTDKKTVVNLTNHSYWNLAGQGSGDVLSHELMLNAEKFTLIDKHLIPNGIIASVLDMPLDFIRARTIGSRIRQTGNGYDHNYVLSGTPGELKLCAQVREPKAGRVMEIHTTEPGVQLYTGNFLDGTPAGKGGATYDKHAGFCLETQHYPDSPNKPNFPSTVLEPGRTFTSQTVHKFSTK; encoded by the coding sequence ATGCCTGTGAACGCGCATAAGGAACCGTTTGGACAAACCGCAGAGGGCCGCGAGGTCTTCGCCTACACGCTCGCCAGTTCGAAGGGGTTGCGGGCGCGCATCACCGACTACGGGGCGACACTCGTTTCCTTATACGTACCGGATCGCAACGGCCACCTGGAAGACATCGTGCTGGGATTCGACGACCTGCAGGGCTACATCGACCACACCGCCTACATGGGAGCCACCGTGGGGCGCTACGCCAATCGCATCGGCGGCGCCAGGTTCACACTGGACGGCGTCGAATACACGCTGGCGGCCAACAACGGCCCGAACCACCTGCACGGCGGTATCAAGGGCTTCGACAAGGCCGTGTGGGATACGAACGAGGTCGTGGCCGCTGAAGATGAAGCCTGGGTCAAGATGACCTATCTGAGCCCCGACGGTGAGGAAGGCTATCCGGGCAATCTCCAATGCACTGTGACCTACACGCTGACGAACGCCGACGAGCTGCGCATCACGTACGAGGCCACGACCGATAAGAAGACCGTGGTCAACCTGACGAACCACAGCTACTGGAACCTGGCCGGGCAGGGCAGCGGCGATGTCCTGAGCCACGAACTGATGCTCAACGCCGAGAAGTTCACGCTCATCGACAAGCATCTGATTCCGAACGGAATCATCGCCAGCGTTCTCGACATGCCGCTGGATTTCATTCGGGCCCGGACGATCGGCTCGCGGATTCGCCAGACCGGCAACGGGTACGACCACAACTACGTACTCAGCGGCACGCCGGGCGAGTTGAAGCTGTGCGCCCAGGTGCGCGAACCCAAGGCGGGCCGGGTCATGGAGATTCACACGACCGAGCCGGGCGTGCAACTCTACACCGGCAATTTCCTGGACGGGACCCCCGCAGGCAAGGGTGGCGCGACGTATGACAAACACGCGGGCTTCTGCCTGGAGACGCAGCACTACCCGGACTCGCCAAACAAACCCAATTTCCCGTCCACGGTCCTGGAGCCGGGCCGGACGTTCACCAGCCAGACCGTGCACAAATTCTCGACGAAGTAG